The genomic DNA GGTCCCGTTCGAGGGCATGCGCGCGGTCGCATCGTTGGATGAGGCGTTGGCCGTGGCCGGTGACGAAGCGGCTGCCGAACTGTGTGTGATCGGCGGCGGTGAGATTTACCGGCTGCTGATCGGTCAGGCCGACACGCTGTACCTGACCTGGGTAGAAGCCGGGGTGCCTGCGGATACGCATTTTCCGGAGGTTGATCCGGCGGTGTGGCAGGAAGCAGGAAGTGAATTGCACGCAGCGGATGCGCGCCACCCGTATGCGTTTCGTTTCGTGCGCTACACGCGACGGTAGCGCCGAGCCGTGCTCGGCGGATTCTGTCGGAGCTCCCGCGGGCATCGGGCATGTGTCAGCCCGTGAACGTCTTCAGCCCGCGTGCGATCCGTTCCACTGCTTCCTGCAGCCGGGGAATTTCCTGGGTATAGGCCAGGCGTACGTGCTGCGTGGCGCGATGCGAGCCGAAATCCAAGCCGGGAGTGAACGCCAGGTGCTCGGTCTCCAGGAAGTGCGCGCAGAACGCCTGCGCGTCGTCGGTGAACGCGCTGACGTCGGCGTAGAGATAAAACGCCCCCTGTGGCTCAACGTC from Stenotrophomonas sp. 169 includes the following:
- a CDS encoding dihydrofolate reductase, which produces MTTVRLSLIAALDRNRGIGQGNALPWHLPDDLKHFKALTVGKPVLMGRKTAESLGRALPGRTNLVLTRRGEVPFEGMRAVASLDEALAVAGDEAAAELCVIGGGEIYRLLIGQADTLYLTWVEAGVPADTHFPEVDPAVWQEAGSELHAADARHPYAFRFVRYTRR